Genomic segment of Dethiosulfovibrio salsuginis:
CCGAGGCGGTCAAAATCCTGGGGCACATGGAGAAGGCCGGTTTCGATCTGGAGCTGGTGGAACAGCCGGTGAAAGGCGGAGATCTGGACGGCATGGCCTACGTCACTGCCAACACCTCCATTCCGGTGGTCGCCGACGAGAGCATCTGGAGTGCTTCCGACGCTCTGGAGATTTTCAGGAGAAAGGCCGCCGATATGGTCAACATAAAACTCATGAAATGCGGCGGGCTGAGGGAGGCTCGGCGAATCATAGCCATATCGGAGACCTTTGGGGCGCAGGTCATGTTGGGGAGCATGCTTGAGGGAAAAATCAGCGTCACAGCTGCGGTCCATCTGGCATCTGCCTACGGGGCCATCACCAGAATAGACCTCGACGGACCTCTTCTTTGCGCCTCCGATCCGGTGGAGGGAGGAGCTAACTTTGTGGGGCCGGGGATAACCCTCTGCGACGATCCAGGCCTGGGGATAAGGGGATTTAGGGAGATACAGTGGCATTGATTTAGTTTTTTATTTCATAAATAGGGGGTCTTTCTTCATGGAGCAGGGGAGTCTTTTAGGTCTTATACCTTTAGCGGTCTACATTATCCTTTGTTTTACCAGATTCGGACAGATTTTTGCCGTTATCGCTGGGATGCTGGTTGCGGCAGCTATAGGGCATCACGGAATTATGGATATCGCTGCTGCGGTGAGGGGCGGATTAGGTTCGTTTTTAGGCTATATAGGCATGATTATCCTTTTGGGAGCCGGTCTGGGGCAGGTGCTGAAACGAACGGGGGTAGTCAGACATCTGGTGTTTATGGTGACGGAGAGATGGAATATCAACTCTCAGAACAGGGCTTTCCTGGTTGTCATGTCCTGCTCCGTCATCATAGTAAGCCTTCTCGGTACTATGGCTGGAGGTAACGCAATACTCGCACCCATCCTTATCCCTATCGCGGCGGCGGTAGGAGTCACCCCTAACGCCATGGCGGTTCTCCTCCACGGGGCCGGTGCGTCAGGTCTCTTCCTTGGGCCATTCACTCCTCCAATGGTGGCGTTGATGGAGTTCACCGGATTGTCCTATCCCCAGGTTCTGCTGAATGCTGGCCTGCCTGTCTCGATAATAATGTGGCTTGTCACATTCTTCTGGGCGAGGAGGGTTCAAAAGGCCTCGACAGGTAAGAACCGTTATTCCGAGGAGGATATCGCTAAAGAGAACGCTGACTGGAAGCCCGACGCCTCGGTCCGCAGGGCTACCCTGGTCTTCCTGGTTACCATGTTCACCATGGTCGGTTACGGCATCGTTATAGAGGGTGGATCGACCTTCGTCGTCGCCATAATGCTGGTGACCGCCGCTCTGACCGGTGTAGCCGCAAATCTCGATCCGGTGGAGATCATTGACTCCATCTGCGATGGCGCCAAAAATTTCATATGGCTTTTCTTCTTCTTCGTGCTTCTTGATCCGTTTATCAACTTCATCCAGGAGACCGGAGCCTTCCAGGCTCTTGCTGCTCTCCTTGAGCCCATGGTTCAGGACGGTGGAACGGTGGGATTCATCGCCTTTTCGACTATGGTAGGTATCTTCGGGGTTCCAGGAGCTGCCGTCGCTCAGGCAGAGGTGCTGAATAAAATGTTCCTGCCTTTGGTGCAGAGCTTGAATATTCCCATGACCCTTTGGGTTGCCGTTCTCTTGATAGGCTCTCAGATGACCTCTTTCGCAATTCCAGAGGGGGACATGCAGGGACAGATGGGGTTGGCAAGGTCCAGCGACCTGAAGTCGGTGCTGTGTAACGGATGGTTGATAGTCCTCTGCACCACCATGTACGTAATAATAAGAGCCATGATAATGGTGATGTAGTTGGCTATCTCGGACGATCTGGCTTTATCGGTCTCGTCCTTCGAGGGGATTGGGGCCACCGCTGGAGTGGTGGTTTTTGCCCCTGGATTGGGTTTCAGATGGAGCCATAACGATTCTCGTCGGTTTCCAGCCGCTAGCCTTATAAAACTAGCGGTGCTTTGGTCCCTGTTTAAGGGCGACGAGGCCGGGTTTTGGTCCCTCCAGGACGAGATGGATATACCTAAAGATCATGTCGTGGAAGGAGGGCTTCTGCACCGTTGGTCTCATGGCGGTCGTCTTCGACTCGACGATCTAGCCCTGCTCATGATCGCGGTGAGCGACAATACCGCAGCAAACCTCCTTATAGACTATATAGGCATGGAGAGGATCAACGAGGATATCTCGTCGTTGGGGCTTAGAGAGACGGTTTTAGGCCGTAAGATGATGGATTTCGAGGCAAAAAAAATGGGCATGGACAACTACACCTCTCCTCGGGATCTGGAAAAACTGATAGAAGCTTTGGCCTTAACCGGAAAACCCTCTACGAGGGAAAGGGCTTTGGAGATGATGTCCTGTCAAAAACTGAGATCCAAGCTCCCTGGAAGTATTCCAGTATCGGACGTGGACGACCTTGAGATAATTGTGGCTCACAAGACAGGGGAGCTTCCAGGATCGGAGCACGACTGCGGCGTGTTTTTTCATCGGGGAGAAAATCCCGTCATAGTCGTGGTGTTAACGGAGGGGATAGGTTCTCCCGAGCATGGGGTTGCCTTCTGTAGTGATATAGGCAAAAAAATATATGTAAAATTTAACGTTGAAAGCGAGGGAACTTTATGATTACTAGTGGTTTTGCGTATCTGGCTTTTATATTGTTTTTCGCCGGGCTCGTGGTGCTGGCGGAGAAGCACTCCAAGGGGAAGTTTTTCGAGTACGTTCCTGCGGTGGTGCTTATCTATTTCGTCTGTATGCTGTTTTCCACCTTTGGCCTGTGGAGCAAGACTCCCAGCGTCAACGCTGTCTATAAGGAGGTAAAGAACAACCTTCTTCCCGCAATGATCTTCCTGATGCTGGTCCGGTGCGACCTCAGGAGGATTCTCAAGCTTGGCCCTAAGATGCTCCTTGGCTTCTTCGCCGCATCCACCAGCATCGCAGTAGGCTTCGTCGTAATGTACGTCCTCTTCAAGAGCAACCTTCCTGCTGACAGCTGGGGGGCCTTCGCCGCCCTGTGTGGTAGCTGGATGGGAGGCACCGGCAACATGGTAGCCATCCAGGGAGCTTTGAACATCGCTGATGCAGACATGGGCTACACCCTTCTCATCGACTCCATAAACTACTCTATATGGGTCATGATCCTCCTGGGTATGGTTCCCTACGGAATGAAGTTCAACCGTTGGACCAAATCGGATACCTCCGCTATAGATCAGGTAGGTGCCGAGCTCTCCAAGCACCACGATTCTCTCAGAAAGGAGATGACCTTCTCGGACATAATCTTCCTCCTGGGATCGGCGCTGGCTGTTTCAGCCCTCTGTCAGTGGGCGGCGGGATTCCTGCCTAAGTCGGACTTTATGTCCGGCACCACCTGGACCGTCCTTTTGGCCACTGTGGCAGGGGTGCTCTGTGCCATGACACCTATGTACGGTCTGCCCGGCTCGTCCCAGATAGCCAATACCATGCTCTACACAATAGTAGGTCTCATTGCCTCAAGGGCTAACTTCGCTGAGCTTACCCAGGCTCCTCTCTATATCCTCGCCGGGTTCGTTATTCTCGGGGTCCACGCTCTGGTGATGGCGATTATAGCCAAGATATTCAAGCTCGACCTGTTCACCTGCGGCGTTGCAAGCCTGGCTAACATAGGAGGAGTCGCCTCCGCTCCCATTCTCGCCGCCGCCTATAGCGACGCGTTGGTCCCCATAGGGGTCCTCATGGCGATGATGGGCTATATCGTAGGTACCGGCGGAGGTCTTATCGTCGGGAAGATACTCTCGGTTCTCTAGATCTCTTGAGATGGGGGAATGTATTCTATGATCTGCAACCTTAAAAAAGGGGCTGTCACCCTGATCTCCGCCCTGATCTGCGCCTCTTCCGCATGGGCTACCCCTGTGGTGGATTTTACCGGAACAATCAAAGACCTGTCGGACCTGCCTCAGGACGTGTCCGCCTATCTGCCAAAGGACGGGGCCGACGAGCCCTACCTGGATCCTGTCGTTCAGAAGGGTCTTATGGAGAACTTTCTGGTCCAGCACTTCTCGCCCTGGACCGCTGACGAGGACGTGGAGCTGAACAACGAGTGGGGCCTTAAATCCGCCAAAAAGGACAGGTGGGGTGAGAACCTCATGCCGATCCCTCAGTCGGTGAAGGACAAAGTA
This window contains:
- a CDS encoding GntT/GntP/DsdX family permease encodes the protein MEQGSLLGLIPLAVYIILCFTRFGQIFAVIAGMLVAAAIGHHGIMDIAAAVRGGLGSFLGYIGMIILLGAGLGQVLKRTGVVRHLVFMVTERWNINSQNRAFLVVMSCSVIIVSLLGTMAGGNAILAPILIPIAAAVGVTPNAMAVLLHGAGASGLFLGPFTPPMVALMEFTGLSYPQVLLNAGLPVSIIMWLVTFFWARRVQKASTGKNRYSEEDIAKENADWKPDASVRRATLVFLVTMFTMVGYGIVIEGGSTFVVAIMLVTAALTGVAANLDPVEIIDSICDGAKNFIWLFFFFVLLDPFINFIQETGAFQALAALLEPMVQDGGTVGFIAFSTMVGIFGVPGAAVAQAEVLNKMFLPLVQSLNIPMTLWVAVLLIGSQMTSFAIPEGDMQGQMGLARSSDLKSVLCNGWLIVLCTTMYVIIRAMIMVM
- a CDS encoding serine hydrolase — translated: MAISDDLALSVSSFEGIGATAGVVVFAPGLGFRWSHNDSRRFPAASLIKLAVLWSLFKGDEAGFWSLQDEMDIPKDHVVEGGLLHRWSHGGRLRLDDLALLMIAVSDNTAANLLIDYIGMERINEDISSLGLRETVLGRKMMDFEAKKMGMDNYTSPRDLEKLIEALALTGKPSTRERALEMMSCQKLRSKLPGSIPVSDVDDLEIIVAHKTGELPGSEHDCGVFFHRGENPVIVVVLTEGIGSPEHGVAFCSDIGKKIYVKFNVESEGTL
- a CDS encoding DUF819 family protein; this encodes MITSGFAYLAFILFFAGLVVLAEKHSKGKFFEYVPAVVLIYFVCMLFSTFGLWSKTPSVNAVYKEVKNNLLPAMIFLMLVRCDLRRILKLGPKMLLGFFAASTSIAVGFVVMYVLFKSNLPADSWGAFAALCGSWMGGTGNMVAIQGALNIADADMGYTLLIDSINYSIWVMILLGMVPYGMKFNRWTKSDTSAIDQVGAELSKHHDSLRKEMTFSDIIFLLGSALAVSALCQWAAGFLPKSDFMSGTTWTVLLATVAGVLCAMTPMYGLPGSSQIANTMLYTIVGLIASRANFAELTQAPLYILAGFVILGVHALVMAIIAKIFKLDLFTCGVASLANIGGVASAPILAAAYSDALVPIGVLMAMMGYIVGTGGGLIVGKILSVL